From the Macaca thibetana thibetana isolate TM-01 chromosome 12, ASM2454274v1, whole genome shotgun sequence genome, one window contains:
- the KCTD18 gene encoding BTB/POZ domain-containing protein KCTD18 isoform X2, producing the protein METYSLRSNIELKKALTDFCDSYGLVCNKPTVWVLHYLNTSGASCESRIIGVYATKTDGTDAIDKQLGGRIHSKSIFKREAGNNVQYIWSYYSVAELKKMMDAFDAWEGKGVSYWRVPHELIECWTLEERPLLGSLRHMAPIRKRRLITFNEEDEGVNCKTGPKPVRFLGPSTSTQIKVKNSASVTVSPASAVQTSAGATAYRFQSGSRRKAAQRSAPSRTTALEGTGAPGHPQASLGAASAENGGTHLPPAKVLLSDKKPTPQRVIKLKRTPLCATAPSLATPTAARQANSLKPLPGDAARALGVRTENGKDKGN; encoded by the exons GCTTTAACAGACTTCTGTGATTCATATGGCTTAGTCTGCAATAAACCAACAGTTTGGGTTCTCCACTATCTTAACACATCTGGTGCAAGCTGTGAGAGTAGAATTATTGGTGTATATGCCACAAAAACTGATGGAACAGACGCTATTGATAAGCAGCTGGGAGGAAGAATTCACagcaaaagcatttttaaaag AGAGGCGGGAAATAATGTTCAGTACATTTGGAGCTATTATTCAGTAGCGGAGTTGAAGAAAATGATGGATGCCTTTGATGCTTGGGAAGGAAAAG GTGTTAGCTACTGGcgggtgcctcatgagctgatAGAGTGTTGGACTCTAGAAGAACGGCCTTTACTTGGAAGCCTGCGTCACATGGCTCCGATTCGAAAGAG GCGACTGATAACGTTCAATGAAGAGGACGAAGGTGTGAACTGTAAGACTGGTCCTAAGCCAGTTAGATTTTTGGGCCCTTCCACAAGTACCCAAATCAAAGTCAAGAACTCGGCCTCCGTCACGGTGTCTCCAGCCAGTGCCGTCCAGACGTCGGCTGGGGCGACAGCATACAGGTTTCAAAGTGGTAGCCGCAGAAAGGCAGCTCAGCGCTCTGCACCTTCTAGAACCACGGCCCTGGAGGGCACAGGGGCACCTGGGCATCCTCAGGCTTCCCTTGGGGCTGCGAGCGCTGAAAATGGAGGCACGCACTTACCTCCAGCTAAGGTGCTACTTTCCGACAAGAAGCCTACACCCCAGCGGGTGATAAAGCTGAAGAGGACACCGCTGTGCGCCACCGCGCCTTCCCTGGCCACCCCCACGGCCGCGAGGCAGGCCAACTCCCTCAAGCCGCTTCCCGGTGACGCTGCCCGGGCCTTGGGAGTGCGGACTGAGAACGGGAAGGACAAGGGAAATTGA
- the KCTD18 gene encoding BTB/POZ domain-containing protein KCTD18 isoform X3, producing MMDAFDAWEGKGVSYWRVPHELIECWTLEERPLLGSLRHMAPIRKRRLITFNEEDEGVNCKTGPKPVRFLGPSTSTQIKVKNSASVTVSPASAVQTSAGATAYRFQSGSRRKAAQRSAPSRTTALEGTGAPGHPQASLGAASAENGGTHLPPAKVLLSDKKPTPQRVIKLKRTPLCATAPSLATPTAARQANSLKPLPGDAARALGVRTENGKDKGN from the exons ATGATGGATGCCTTTGATGCTTGGGAAGGAAAAG GTGTTAGCTACTGGcgggtgcctcatgagctgatAGAGTGTTGGACTCTAGAAGAACGGCCTTTACTTGGAAGCCTGCGTCACATGGCTCCGATTCGAAAGAG GCGACTGATAACGTTCAATGAAGAGGACGAAGGTGTGAACTGTAAGACTGGTCCTAAGCCAGTTAGATTTTTGGGCCCTTCCACAAGTACCCAAATCAAAGTCAAGAACTCGGCCTCCGTCACGGTGTCTCCAGCCAGTGCCGTCCAGACGTCGGCTGGGGCGACAGCATACAGGTTTCAAAGTGGTAGCCGCAGAAAGGCAGCTCAGCGCTCTGCACCTTCTAGAACCACGGCCCTGGAGGGCACAGGGGCACCTGGGCATCCTCAGGCTTCCCTTGGGGCTGCGAGCGCTGAAAATGGAGGCACGCACTTACCTCCAGCTAAGGTGCTACTTTCCGACAAGAAGCCTACACCCCAGCGGGTGATAAAGCTGAAGAGGACACCGCTGTGCGCCACCGCGCCTTCCCTGGCCACCCCCACGGCCGCGAGGCAGGCCAACTCCCTCAAGCCGCTTCCCGGTGACGCTGCCCGGGCCTTGGGAGTGCGGACTGAGAACGGGAAGGACAAGGGAAATTGA